In Chryseobacterium oranimense, a single window of DNA contains:
- a CDS encoding acyl-ACP desaturase has product MYQKLVRKEVMGILEKEVTSFLDKFLTPIEKIWQPSDYLPDPSSSDFKYDLEEIQTFAREMPYDLFVTLIGDCITEEALPSYESWLMGVEGINQEEKVGWANWIRAWTAEENRHGDLLNKYLYLCGRVNMREVEITTQYLINDGFDLGTSMDPYRNFIYTSFQETATNISHRRVGTLAKQSGNGKLAKMCGVIAADEARHAKAYKHFVAKILEIDPSEMILAFEDMMRKKIVMPAHLMRQSGQKAGELWGHFSDAAQRCMVYTGNDYINILSDLLDEWKIEHVKGLTEKAEKAQEYLMKLPARLQKITDRVSTPDLQFQFNWVKS; this is encoded by the coding sequence ATGTATCAAAAGCTTGTCAGAAAAGAAGTAATGGGAATATTGGAAAAGGAAGTAACCTCTTTTCTGGATAAATTTTTAACGCCAATTGAAAAAATATGGCAGCCTTCCGATTACCTGCCTGACCCGTCAAGCTCAGATTTTAAATATGATCTGGAAGAAATCCAGACTTTTGCCCGTGAAATGCCTTACGACTTGTTTGTAACGCTCATTGGGGACTGCATTACAGAAGAAGCATTACCATCTTACGAATCATGGTTAATGGGTGTTGAAGGAATCAACCAGGAAGAAAAAGTAGGCTGGGCCAATTGGATAAGAGCATGGACTGCTGAAGAAAACAGACATGGAGATCTTTTGAACAAATATCTTTACCTGTGCGGAAGAGTAAATATGAGAGAAGTGGAAATCACCACTCAATATCTTATCAATGATGGTTTTGATCTGGGAACAAGCATGGACCCTTACAGAAACTTCATCTATACAAGCTTCCAGGAAACAGCAACCAACATTTCCCACCGTAGAGTAGGAACACTGGCCAAGCAGTCCGGAAACGGAAAGCTGGCGAAAATGTGCGGTGTTATTGCTGCAGATGAAGCCAGACACGCCAAAGCTTACAAGCACTTTGTTGCTAAAATCCTTGAAATAGACCCATCAGAAATGATTCTTGCTTTCGAAGATATGATGCGTAAGAAAATCGTTATGCCTGCCCACTTAATGAGACAGTCCGGACAGAAAGCCGGAGAGCTTTGGGGACATTTCTCAGATGCTGCCCAGAGATGTATGGTGTATACAGGAAACGATTATATCAATATTTTATCGGACCTGTTGGATGAATGGAAAATTGAACACGTAAAAGGACTTACTGAAAAAGCTGAGAAAGCTCAGGAATATTTAATGAAACTGCCTGCAAGACTGCAGAAAATTACCGACAGAGTTTCTACTCCGGACCTTCAGTTCCAGTTTAATTGGGTGAAAAGTTAA
- a CDS encoding alkaline phosphatase PhoX, which translates to MKKKLLTIAALAMVAGFSLQAQTFLFNKNSSWSYKDNNQALADSWKGQTFDISTWATGNGPLGYGDPVTTTISSGLTAAYFAKDFTVDLSTLTDNMELGVMRDDGIVVYLNGVEVVRDNMPAGTIAFSTPSSTTIDGAAENVYNIFSIPKSSFVNGTNRISIELHNRSGASSDLRIDAYLKTTATVTPGPGCTGTHISCFTSIIPTAQTNKLIIPAEHKYQLILKEGDNYTEGGGMVGGQNDFTAYVAKAGSSTNGYLSVNHETNPGGVTMAEVNYNASTKLWQLTRSRAVSFSDPSLVQTIRNCSGGITPWGTVVTAEESVTSNDVNNDGYKDYGWLVEIDPATAQVISKNADGSKGKLWQMGIMNHENVVVNSAGTTAYYGEDGGTHMVYKYVTDTPNDLSSGNLYVLKLDQGLSVSGDPVVTTATWIQVPNKVKADQNNTAALAQSLGGTRFNGVEDVDISPLDGKIYFTAKGLDKIYRLQDNGATASQVETFAGGAATTYSFNTPQGMKTEAWGDGNDNLTFDELGNLWVLQDGGKNYIWVIAPDHTQANPKVRLFASMPAGSEPTGLTFTPDHKFGFFSIQHPDSTITTDVDATGNTIDYRGKSATIVIALKQNLGTSGALGTVENQNAENTVDVAPNPTSGMVKINSPKGLKDISVTAYSIDGKIVYTKKFSGVNRSLDLDFTHQLELSRILVLNIEAEGGFQKTVKLLKK; encoded by the coding sequence ATGAAGAAAAAATTACTTACAATTGCGGCATTGGCAATGGTTGCCGGCTTTAGTTTACAGGCGCAGACTTTTTTATTCAATAAAAACTCGTCATGGAGCTATAAGGACAATAACCAGGCGCTGGCGGATTCCTGGAAAGGGCAAACATTTGACATTTCAACATGGGCCACAGGAAATGGTCCTCTTGGATACGGCGACCCAGTAACAACTACAATCAGTTCAGGTCTTACAGCAGCTTATTTTGCTAAAGACTTTACGGTGGACTTATCAACTCTTACCGATAATATGGAACTTGGAGTGATGAGAGATGACGGAATTGTAGTTTATCTCAACGGAGTAGAGGTTGTGAGAGATAATATGCCTGCTGGTACTATTGCTTTCAGTACACCGTCCAGCACTACGATTGATGGTGCGGCAGAAAATGTTTATAATATTTTCTCTATTCCAAAATCCAGTTTTGTAAATGGAACTAACAGGATTTCCATAGAGCTTCATAACAGAAGCGGGGCGAGTTCGGACCTTAGAATAGATGCTTATTTAAAGACAACAGCAACTGTAACTCCTGGTCCAGGATGTACAGGAACGCATATCAGCTGTTTTACTTCAATTATTCCTACTGCACAAACCAATAAACTGATCATTCCGGCAGAACATAAATACCAGCTTATCCTAAAAGAAGGTGATAATTATACTGAAGGAGGCGGAATGGTAGGCGGTCAGAATGATTTTACAGCCTATGTTGCCAAAGCAGGAAGCAGCACAAACGGATATCTTTCTGTAAACCATGAAACAAATCCGGGAGGCGTTACAATGGCTGAGGTGAATTATAATGCCTCTACAAAACTTTGGCAGCTGACAAGATCCAGAGCTGTAAGCTTTTCAGACCCTAGCCTGGTTCAGACGATCAGAAACTGTTCAGGTGGAATTACCCCTTGGGGAACAGTGGTTACAGCCGAAGAATCTGTTACTTCCAATGATGTGAACAATGACGGTTATAAAGATTATGGATGGCTAGTGGAAATTGACCCTGCTACAGCACAGGTTATCTCTAAAAATGCCGACGGGTCCAAAGGAAAACTTTGGCAGATGGGTATTATGAACCACGAAAACGTAGTGGTAAACAGTGCTGGAACTACAGCCTATTACGGAGAAGACGGAGGAACTCATATGGTGTACAAATATGTAACGGATACCCCGAATGATCTTTCTTCAGGAAATCTGTATGTTTTAAAATTAGATCAGGGATTAAGCGTTTCCGGAGATCCTGTAGTAACTACGGCAACATGGATTCAGGTTCCGAATAAAGTGAAAGCAGATCAGAATAACACCGCAGCTCTTGCCCAGTCTCTTGGAGGAACAAGATTTAACGGAGTAGAAGATGTGGACATCAGTCCGCTGGATGGAAAGATTTATTTTACAGCAAAAGGACTGGATAAAATTTACCGTCTTCAGGATAACGGAGCAACAGCTTCTCAGGTTGAAACTTTTGCGGGAGGTGCTGCCACAACGTACTCATTCAATACCCCACAAGGGATGAAGACTGAAGCATGGGGCGATGGAAACGACAACCTTACTTTTGATGAACTTGGAAACCTTTGGGTTCTTCAGGATGGCGGGAAAAATTATATTTGGGTAATTGCCCCGGATCATACCCAGGCTAATCCTAAAGTAAGACTTTTCGCTTCAATGCCAGCAGGATCAGAGCCGACAGGACTGACGTTTACTCCTGACCATAAATTCGGCTTCTTCTCGATCCAGCATCCTGACTCTACCATTACTACAGATGTAGATGCTACAGGAAACACTATCGATTACAGAGGAAAATCAGCTACCATTGTGATCGCCTTAAAACAAAACCTGGGAACTTCAGGAGCATTAGGAACTGTCGAAAACCAAAATGCAGAAAATACGGTTGATGTAGCTCCAAATCCTACTTCAGGAATGGTTAAGATCAATTCACCGAAAGGATTGAAAGATATTTCGGTAACAGCATACAGCATTGACGGAAAGATTGTTTATACCAAAAAATTCAGTGGAGTAAACAGATCGTTGGATCTTGATTTTACCCACCAGCTGGAATTATCCCGTATCCTTGTTCTGAATATCGAGGCAGAAGGCGGTTTCCAGAAGACTGTGAAATTATTGAAAAAGTAA
- the map gene encoding type I methionyl aminopeptidase, producing MIQLKTIEELRLMKESAHLVSKTLGMLAKEIKPGINTLYLDKLAHDFIKDHGAEPAFLGYGGFPNSLCISPNDQVVHGFPNNDIVKEGDVLSVDCGVILNGFVGDHAYTFEIGEVKPEVKKLLQVTKESLYKGIAQCVRGKRIGDISHAIQSHCEKEGYGVVKELVGHGLGRQMHEDPQVPNYGRQGSGKVIKDGLAIAIEPMVNMGTEKVKFHNDGWTVTTLDNLPSAHFEHDVAVINGKPVLLSTFKYVYEALGIVSDEEKPFQLDF from the coding sequence ATGATTCAATTAAAAACAATAGAAGAACTCCGTTTGATGAAGGAGAGCGCACACCTGGTTTCCAAGACACTGGGAATGCTTGCCAAAGAAATAAAACCGGGAATCAATACCTTATATCTTGATAAGCTGGCTCATGATTTTATTAAAGATCACGGGGCGGAACCTGCCTTTTTAGGATATGGAGGTTTTCCAAACTCCCTGTGTATTTCTCCGAATGATCAGGTTGTGCACGGTTTCCCGAACAATGATATTGTAAAAGAAGGAGACGTTCTTTCTGTAGACTGCGGTGTTATTCTTAACGGTTTCGTAGGAGATCATGCCTATACATTTGAAATCGGGGAAGTAAAACCTGAAGTTAAAAAACTGCTGCAGGTAACCAAAGAATCCCTTTATAAAGGAATTGCTCAGTGCGTAAGAGGAAAAAGGATAGGGGATATTTCCCATGCCATCCAGTCACACTGCGAAAAAGAAGGCTATGGAGTGGTAAAAGAACTTGTAGGGCACGGCCTTGGAAGACAGATGCATGAAGATCCGCAGGTTCCGAACTACGGAAGACAGGGAAGCGGAAAAGTCATTAAAGACGGTCTCGCTATTGCCATAGAGCCTATGGTAAACATGGGTACGGAAAAAGTAAAGTTCCATAACGACGGCTGGACGGTAACCACTTTGGATAATCTGCCTTCTGCCCACTTTGAGCATGATGTGGCAGTAATCAACGGGAAACCCGTACTGCTTTCCACATTTAAATATGTTTATGAGGCTTTAGGGATTGTAAGTGATGAAGAAAAGCCGTTCCAATTGGATTTTTAA
- a CDS encoding translation initiation factor, with protein MDLRDQLKNLFPEHEEQDFEMPKEEFKQQEPLVCKFEKKGRNGKPVTIVEGWEGSEEDLKKISKKIKTTLGIGGSEKDGTIIIQGDNRDKIMNILKEMGYKTKRVGG; from the coding sequence ATGGATTTACGAGATCAGTTAAAGAACCTTTTTCCTGAACACGAGGAGCAGGATTTTGAGATGCCTAAAGAAGAATTTAAGCAGCAGGAACCTTTGGTGTGCAAATTTGAGAAGAAAGGCAGAAATGGTAAGCCCGTAACGATTGTTGAGGGCTGGGAAGGCAGTGAGGAAGATTTAAAGAAAATCTCTAAAAAAATAAAAACCACCCTGGGAATAGGTGGCTCAGAAAAAGACGGAACGATCATTATTCAGGGTGATAACCGTGACAAAATAATGAATATCCTTAAAGAAATGGGATACAAAACCAAAAGAGTCGGCGGATAG
- a CDS encoding helix-turn-helix domain-containing protein, with the protein MINTPNYKKIYTDILDQKYPQKIPICQRILNKKKLSTLDIIALNKIIFGEQDNESIIFNQRHRSYCEKTIIEILDYQKKYNLNNTQIALHFKMSRNSVATWKRKYLV; encoded by the coding sequence ATGATTAATACTCCTAATTACAAGAAGATTTATACTGATATCTTAGATCAAAAGTATCCTCAAAAAATACCTATATGCCAAAGAATATTAAATAAAAAAAAGCTTTCTACTCTGGATATTATTGCATTAAATAAAATAATATTTGGTGAGCAGGATAATGAATCTATAATCTTTAACCAAAGGCATCGTTCTTACTGTGAGAAAACAATAATAGAAATTCTTGACTATCAAAAGAAATATAATCTTAACAATACTCAAATTGCCTTACATTTTAAAATGAGCCGTAACAGTGTTGCAACGTGGAAGAGAAAATACCTTGTTTAG
- a CDS encoding BT0820 family HAD-type phosphatase has product MLNNKKIAVDFDGTIVDDAYPAIGKAKIFAFETLKKLQAEGYRLILWTYRHGKTLDEAVEFCRQNGVEFYAVNSSFEGEVFDSENQSRKLDADWFIDDRNLGGFPGWGEIYNIIQDRIEFRVEGKEVLAYSKLKKEKKKGLFW; this is encoded by the coding sequence ATGTTAAATAATAAAAAAATTGCTGTTGATTTCGACGGAACTATCGTGGATGATGCATATCCGGCAATTGGCAAAGCAAAAATTTTTGCTTTTGAAACATTAAAAAAACTTCAGGCAGAAGGATATAGACTGATCCTCTGGACATATAGACATGGAAAAACGTTAGATGAAGCTGTAGAATTTTGCAGACAGAACGGAGTAGAATTCTATGCTGTAAATTCCAGTTTTGAAGGAGAAGTTTTCGATTCCGAGAACCAATCAAGAAAACTGGATGCAGACTGGTTCATCGATGACAGGAATTTAGGAGGATTTCCAGGCTGGGGCGAAATTTACAATATTATCCAGGACAGAATAGAATTCCGTGTAGAAGGAAAAGAAGTTCTGGCCTATTCAAAACTGAAAAAAGAAAAGAAAAAAGGACTTTTCTGGTAG
- a CDS encoding leucine-rich repeat domain-containing protein, producing MKKIILFISVLSLCQLRAQIDPVKYPTFTSIDDALNSEKTVYSISFRQKGLFNLPPQISRLQSLFFLNIMGNKLEKMDQEIFTLTELEILNVNENSIKYIPDEIGNLKKLNTFSMNLNGLTNINSNIAKLQNLKTVHFDANNLNVFPEALMKIPALEEINLQGNQISMIADRLYRIKNLKFLNLSENQINDLGNLSFPKNLKYLELQQNAIVKLPENLFKARNLEFLNASSNHITEISPEIKGLKNIVSMNLAHNYLTDLPSEIAQLKKLKTLILTGNPIEKTKIERLKNLMPETQIYF from the coding sequence ATGAAAAAAATTATCCTATTTATCTCTGTTCTATCTCTCTGCCAGCTAAGGGCACAGATTGATCCTGTAAAATATCCCACTTTTACCAGCATTGATGATGCATTGAACAGTGAAAAGACGGTTTATAGCATAAGTTTCAGGCAAAAAGGACTTTTCAACCTTCCACCGCAGATTTCCAGACTGCAGTCTCTGTTTTTCCTGAACATCATGGGAAACAAGCTTGAAAAAATGGATCAGGAGATTTTTACCCTGACTGAGCTTGAGATTTTGAATGTGAATGAAAACAGCATCAAATACATCCCTGATGAAATAGGGAATCTGAAAAAACTCAACACCTTCTCAATGAACCTCAATGGCCTGACAAACATTAATTCCAATATCGCCAAACTTCAAAATTTAAAGACTGTGCATTTTGATGCCAATAATCTTAATGTATTTCCGGAAGCCCTGATGAAAATTCCCGCATTGGAAGAAATTAACCTTCAGGGAAACCAGATCAGTATGATTGCCGACCGTTTGTACAGGATCAAAAATTTAAAGTTTCTCAATTTATCTGAAAATCAGATTAATGACCTGGGAAATCTTTCTTTTCCTAAAAATTTGAAATATCTGGAGCTGCAGCAGAATGCGATTGTAAAACTCCCGGAAAATCTTTTTAAAGCTCGTAATCTTGAATTTTTGAATGCCAGCAGCAACCACATCACAGAAATATCTCCGGAGATAAAAGGATTGAAAAATATAGTCAGTATGAATCTGGCTCATAATTATTTAACAGATCTTCCTTCAGAAATAGCTCAGCTGAAAAAGCTGAAAACCCTTATCCTGACAGGAAATCCAATAGAAAAAACAAAGATTGAACGGTTAAAAAACCTGATGCCGGAAACCCAGATCTATTTCTAG
- a CDS encoding class I SAM-dependent methyltransferase, protein MKKVTKLLLNKIPRPMLIKMSIWARPLIYQFFKGDEFYDPIDGRSYRKFLPYGYGKQRENALSPGTLSLERHRQMWLYLQNETDFFIKNAKVLHIAPEQEFLRKFKMMKNLNYISADLFSPIVDVKADILDLPFEDNSFDIVFCNHVLEHIEDDAKAMNELYRVMKPGGWGILQVPMRNSMEKTYEDFTITDPKERQKHFGQYDHVRWYGMDYFDRLRKAGFEAEPNFYSQNFSEEEIKKYGLRQNEILPVVFKK, encoded by the coding sequence ATGAAAAAAGTAACTAAACTTTTACTTAATAAAATACCTCGCCCAATGCTTATTAAAATGAGTATCTGGGCGAGGCCGCTTATTTACCAGTTTTTCAAGGGAGATGAATTTTATGATCCTATCGACGGAAGATCTTACCGGAAATTCCTTCCTTACGGCTATGGAAAACAAAGGGAAAATGCTCTTTCCCCGGGAACACTAAGCCTGGAAAGACACCGCCAGATGTGGCTTTATCTTCAGAATGAAACAGATTTTTTCATTAAAAACGCTAAAGTTCTGCATATTGCACCCGAACAGGAATTTTTAAGGAAATTCAAAATGATGAAAAACCTGAACTATATTTCTGCAGACCTTTTCTCTCCAATTGTAGATGTGAAAGCCGACATCCTGGATTTACCTTTTGAAGATAACAGCTTTGATATTGTATTTTGCAATCATGTTCTGGAACATATCGAAGATGATGCAAAGGCTATGAATGAACTGTACAGGGTGATGAAACCCGGAGGCTGGGGAATTTTACAGGTTCCGATGAGAAACTCTATGGAAAAAACCTATGAAGATTTCACCATTACAGATCCTAAAGAGCGTCAGAAACACTTTGGCCAGTACGATCATGTCCGCTGGTACGGAATGGACTATTTCGATCGTCTGAGAAAAGCCGGTTTTGAAGCAGAACCCAATTTCTATTCACAGAATTTTTCAGAAGAAGAAATAAAAAAATACGGGCTGAGACAAAACGAAATCTTACCTGTAGTTTTCAAAAAATAA
- a CDS encoding transposase, with product MDLKEIYIGQLIKQRVSECDISITRISKFLQCSEEEIEKIYEKKSVEADVLLKLSKLLEYDFFRIYSQHLILYSPQASIKYNCAKTQLPSFRKNIYTREIIEFILDLVETQQKSKAQIIQEYGIPKTTLYKWIAKYQK from the coding sequence ATGGATTTAAAAGAAATATATATTGGACAACTAATCAAACAAAGAGTTTCAGAATGTGACATTTCTATAACCAGGATAAGTAAGTTTCTTCAATGCAGTGAAGAAGAAATTGAAAAAATATATGAAAAAAAATCTGTAGAAGCCGATGTACTTTTAAAATTAAGTAAGTTACTTGAGTACGATTTTTTCCGGATATATTCTCAACATCTTATTCTGTATTCTCCTCAGGCATCGATAAAGTATAATTGTGCCAAAACACAGCTACCATCTTTTAGGAAAAATATTTACACAAGAGAAATTATTGAGTTTATACTGGATTTGGTAGAAACACAACAAAAATCCAAAGCACAAATAATACAGGAATATGGAATTCCTAAAACTACCCTTTACAAATGGATAGCCAAATATCAAAAATGA
- a CDS encoding DMT family transporter, with product MNWIILIVAGLFEVAFASCLGKAKETSGTEMYLWYAGFLITMTISMVLLIKATQTLPMGTAYAVWTGIGAVGTALMGIFFFKDPVSFWRIFFIVTLIGSVVGLKSVSH from the coding sequence ATGAATTGGATTATTTTAATTGTCGCCGGATTATTTGAAGTTGCTTTTGCATCATGTCTGGGAAAAGCCAAAGAAACATCCGGTACTGAAATGTATTTGTGGTATGCCGGTTTCCTGATTACCATGACCATCAGTATGGTACTGCTGATCAAAGCTACACAAACGCTTCCGATGGGGACAGCTTATGCAGTATGGACAGGGATAGGAGCCGTAGGAACAGCTCTGATGGGAATTTTCTTTTTTAAAGATCCTGTAAGCTTCTGGAGGATATTTTTTATCGTAACCCTGATCGGTTCCGTGGTAGGGCTTAAATCTGTCTCTCACTAA
- a CDS encoding Crp/Fnr family transcriptional regulator, protein MDIDEILDRIYVLPEASRDSLKRYITEISHPKSFCLMEADKIIPYIYFIRKGIVRAYASTADNDITFWFGSEGETIVSMKSYVEDKPGYESIELLEDCNLYILETENLKKLFNEDIHIANWGRKFAERELVRTEELIISRQFKTSLERYKDLMINKPDLLKRVQLGHIASYLGITQVSLSRIRAEIK, encoded by the coding sequence ATGGATATAGACGAAATTCTTGACCGTATTTATGTACTTCCTGAGGCATCCAGAGATTCTTTAAAAAGATATATCACAGAAATATCGCATCCCAAAAGTTTCTGCCTCATGGAAGCAGATAAGATTATTCCGTATATCTATTTTATCAGGAAAGGTATTGTACGGGCATATGCTTCCACTGCGGACAACGATATTACATTCTGGTTTGGCAGTGAAGGTGAAACCATAGTTTCCATGAAGAGCTATGTGGAAGACAAACCCGGCTATGAAAGCATTGAACTCCTGGAAGACTGCAATCTGTACATCCTGGAAACAGAAAATTTGAAAAAACTTTTCAACGAGGATATTCATATTGCCAACTGGGGACGGAAATTTGCAGAACGGGAGCTTGTAAGAACTGAAGAACTGATTATTTCAAGACAGTTCAAAACATCCCTGGAGCGTTATAAAGATCTGATGATTAATAAACCGGATCTTTTAAAAAGAGTTCAACTGGGGCATATTGCTTCTTATCTGGGAATTACGCAGGTAAGCCTCAGCAGAATACGTGCAGAGATCAAATAA
- the gpmI gene encoding 2,3-bisphosphoglycerate-independent phosphoglycerate mutase: MSKKAILAILDGWGLGTNPEVSALDKANTPFIDSCYQKFPHTTLEASGLAVGLPAGQMGNSEVGHMNLGAGRVVYQNLVKLNMAVENGTLGQQQVIQDAFEYAKRENKKLHFIGLVSNGGVHSHINHLKGLLTAAHEFGLNENVFVHAFTDGRDCDPHSGLGFIEELQEHMQKTVGKLATVIGRYYAMDRDKRWERVKLAYDAMVEGVGLQTTDALAAIKDSYNNNVTDEFLKPIILVNTTATGNIVPVARIVDNDVVICFNFRTDRGREITEVLSQKDFPEFFMRKLNLHYITLTNYDKTFQNVQVVFDEEVLKETMGEILERNGKTQIRIAETEKYPHVTFFFSGGREEEFNGERRLLCPSPKDVPTYDLKPEMSAYDITNAIVPELENGTADFVCLNFANTDMVGHTGVFEAAIKAAETVDKCIEKVATAAYENGYAVFILADHGNSDVMINPDGTPNTQHSTNLVPFIVMDKDHTWNLKPGKLGDVAPTILKVMGVEIPEVMTGDILVS, from the coding sequence ATGTCAAAAAAAGCAATATTAGCAATCCTTGACGGATGGGGATTGGGGACAAATCCTGAGGTTTCTGCCCTGGATAAAGCAAACACTCCATTTATAGACAGCTGTTATCAAAAATTTCCACATACAACACTTGAAGCCAGTGGACTGGCTGTAGGACTTCCAGCAGGACAGATGGGGAATTCCGAAGTAGGACACATGAATCTGGGAGCCGGAAGAGTAGTCTACCAGAACCTTGTAAAGCTCAATATGGCAGTTGAAAACGGAACATTGGGACAGCAGCAGGTTATTCAGGATGCCTTCGAATATGCTAAAAGAGAAAATAAAAAGCTTCACTTTATCGGATTGGTTTCCAATGGTGGAGTTCACTCACATATCAATCACTTAAAAGGGTTACTGACTGCCGCTCATGAGTTCGGATTGAATGAAAATGTATTTGTGCATGCCTTTACAGACGGAAGGGATTGTGATCCGCATTCAGGGCTGGGCTTTATAGAAGAACTTCAGGAACATATGCAGAAAACTGTAGGAAAACTGGCAACAGTAATCGGGAGATACTACGCTATGGACCGTGATAAAAGATGGGAGCGTGTAAAACTGGCTTATGATGCAATGGTAGAAGGTGTAGGCCTGCAAACTACAGATGCATTGGCTGCCATTAAAGATTCCTACAATAATAATGTGACCGATGAATTCTTAAAGCCTATTATTTTAGTCAATACTACAGCGACAGGAAATATAGTTCCGGTGGCAAGAATTGTGGATAATGACGTGGTCATCTGCTTCAATTTCCGTACAGACAGAGGGCGTGAGATAACAGAAGTACTTTCCCAGAAAGATTTCCCTGAATTCTTTATGCGTAAGCTGAACCTTCACTATATTACGTTAACCAATTATGACAAGACTTTCCAAAACGTACAGGTCGTATTTGATGAAGAAGTTTTGAAGGAAACAATGGGTGAAATTCTTGAAAGAAACGGAAAAACCCAGATCAGAATTGCGGAAACAGAGAAATATCCTCACGTAACATTTTTCTTCTCCGGAGGAAGAGAGGAAGAGTTCAATGGTGAAAGAAGACTCCTTTGCCCAAGTCCGAAAGATGTTCCTACCTACGATCTTAAGCCTGAAATGTCAGCTTATGACATTACCAATGCCATCGTGCCTGAGCTTGAAAACGGAACGGCCGATTTTGTCTGCTTAAATTTTGCCAATACAGATATGGTAGGGCATACAGGAGTTTTTGAAGCTGCCATAAAAGCTGCTGAAACAGTAGATAAATGCATTGAGAAAGTGGCAACTGCTGCCTATGAAAATGGTTATGCTGTATTTATCCTAGCCGACCACGGAAATTCAGACGTAATGATCAATCCGGATGGAACACCAAATACACAGCATTCCACCAACCTTGTGCCGTTTATTGTAATGGATAAGGACCATACATGGAATCTGAAACCCGGAAAACTGGGAGATGTTGCACCAACTATCTTAAAAGTAATGGGGGTGGAAATTCCGGAAGTAATGACAGGAGACATTTTAGTAAGTTAA